From one Lotus japonicus ecotype B-129 chromosome 3, LjGifu_v1.2 genomic stretch:
- the LOC130744772 gene encoding uncharacterized protein LOC130744772 gives MGQNNNGNFPANLPILDSKNWDHWRIQMKVIIGYQEVIDIVENGYPELPEAPTEAQRTAHKENKKKDCKALFLLHQCVDVAHFDKIARAANSTEAWKILEKNNEGAEQLKKVKLQTMRRQFELLQMESNESIADFFNRIISLTNLMKACGEKMTDQAIVEKVLRTLTPKFDHVVVAIEESKKLENLKIEELQGSLEAHEQRIVERSSEKSKSTDQALQAQTSKKGGFSGKGGYHGKGKSKDYKNNSGKQSQFQNQEEHDQLENSSRRGGGLAITEVIGHFSSECKAPSGGDTRGRTSDEANLAKEGSITDEEPVTLMMVTEEGEINPATCNITDEEHVTLMMVTEEGESNPATCNITDEEHVTLMMVTKEGGNYPGTWYLDSGCSNHMTGNKERLINLDENKKSKVRFADDRFISA, from the exons ATGGGTCAGAACAACAATGGAAATTTTCCAGCAAATCTCCCTATACTCGATAGCAAGAACTGGGATCATTGGCGAATCCAGATGAAGGTGATCATCGGGTATCAAGAAGTCATCGACATAGTGGAGAACGGGTACCCAGAGCTTCCTGAGGCACCCACAGAGGCGCAAAGGACTGCGCATAAggaaaataagaagaaagaTTGCAAGGCGTTGTTTCTGCTTCACCAGTGCGTAGATGTCGCACACTTCGACAAGATTGCTAGAGCAGCGAACTCTACAGAGGCATGGAAGATCCTGGAGAAGAACAATGAAGGTGCAGAGCAGTTGAAGAAAGTCAAATTGCAAACGATGAGGCGTCAATTTGAGTTGTTGCAGATGGAAAGCAATGAGAGCATCGCTGATTTCTTCAATCGAATCATCTCCCTCACAAATCTGATGAAAGCTTGCGGTGAGAAGATGACTGATCAAGCAATAGTGGAAAAGGTGTTGCGAACCCTAACCCCAAAGTTCGACCATGTTGTGGTGGCGATTGAAGAATCTAAGAAGCTGGAGAATCTCAAAATTGAAGAGCTTCAAGGATCGCTAGAGGCTCATGAACAACGAATCGTTGAAAGATCGTCAGAGAAATCGAAATCGACTGATCAAGCGCTTCAAGCACAAACCtccaagaaaggggggttttcTGGAAAAGGTGGTTATCATGGAAAGGGGAAATCGAAAGACTACAAGAACAACTCAGGAAAGCAATCTCAATTCCAGAATCAAGAAGAACACGATCAACTTGAAAATTCATCAAGAAGAGGAGGGGGTCTAGCAATTACAGAGGTG ATTGGCCATTTTTCTTCTGAATGCAAAGCACCGAGTGGTGGTGATACTCGAGGGAGAACAAGTGATGAAGCAAATCTGGCTAAGGAAGGAAGTATCACTGATGAAGAGCCTGTGACTCTCATGATGGTGACCGAGGAGGGTGAAATCAATCCAGCAACCTGCAATATCACCGATGAAGAGCATGTGACGCTCATGATGGTGACCGAGGAGGGTGAAAGCAATCCAGCAACTTGCAATATCACTGATGAAGAGCATGTGACGCTCATGATGGTGACCAAGGAGGGTGGAAACTATCCAGGAACCTGGTATCTTGATTCAGGCTGCTCAAATCACATGACTGGTAACAAAGAGAGGCTGATCAACCTTGATGAGAACAAGAAGAGTAAAGTTCGCTTTGCTGATGATCGGTTTATCTCAGCATAA
- the LOC130742712 gene encoding cation/H(+) antiporter 14-like isoform X2, with the protein MIIYCFKIGVQINPKHIFKFEKKATVIGLVGHISSILFGIVVFIIVQRSSSLKSEVSGVLRMIVLDALTAFSSISRLLSEINILNSEIGRVALSASMVSDASSWILFFLVRNSVKNVYQASFIPAVAMVVTVCYFISLFFLLRPLVIWISNRNPRGKPMTEGNFLLIMFILLFIGFSAQSVGQPSFIVAFWFGLILPDGPPLGSVLVERIDTIGSTLIIPAYCTISGMRTIVPPLSSQDACIVAVLLAGQIGKFAGTILPSLHFEIELWDSIALSLIMCCKGLIDLALYTLLFDSKDIGVLSFTLGIYTMVGVTGFATLVIYYIYDPSKKYKNYIRKSIKGSQQDLEFKVLVCVHNEENVHPLINLLQVSGPSKATPLSVFVLHLMELSGRAAPILTKNENTDKSHPNGDSSSQQINNVFDQFQQHNKGSVSLECFTTIAPFSSMHNDVCYIAMNTKCHVVIMPFHKQWSINGNVEISNASIRTLNQKVLSKSPCSVGVLIDRSQTSSKPLVFYENSLCEIAMIFLGGADDQDALAFSFKMAQHPNIRLTVFWVRVNMHHIQRNMKNPYIDVMEHIKYNPNLKGKVNFKEEIVEDGIGTTHVIRTMEGHFNLVIVGRHHIADSRCTLGLTEWCELPELGLIGNLLTSDFTFSVLVVQQQPFNLDI; encoded by the exons ATGATAATTTATTGCTTCAAGATAGGGGTGCAAATCAATCCCAAACATATCTTTAAGTTTGAAAAGAAGGCAACGGTTATAGGTTTAGTAGGCCACATATCTTCTATATTGTTTGGAATCGTAGTTTTCATTATTGTTCAGAGAAGCTCCTCTCTCAAGTCTGAAGTGAGTGGTGTTCTACGTATGATAGTTCTTGATGCTTTGACTGCATTTTCTTCTATAAGTAGACTCCTCAGCGAGATAAACATTCTCAATTCAGAGATTGGACGGGTGGCTTTATCTGCTTCCATGGTTAGTGATGCAAGCTCgtggattttattttttttagtacGCAACAGTGTTAAAAACGTCTACCAAGCATCATTTATACCTGCTGTGGCGATGGTTGTGACAGTTTGTTATTTCATAAGTTTATTCTTCCTGCTAAGGCCGTTGGTTATATGGATCTCCAACCGCAATCCACGAGGAAAGCCTATGACAGAAGGCAATTTCTTGTTAATTATGTTTATACTTCTATTTATTGGATTCTCTGCACAAAGCGTTGGACAACCTTCTTTCATTGTTGCTTTTTGGTTTGGATTAATCTTACCGGATGGTCCCCCTTTAGGTTCTGTTTTGGTAGAAAGGATTGATACCATTGGTTCTACTTTGATTATTCCAGCTTATTGTACTATAAGTGGGATGAGGACAATTGTTCCCCCATTATCATCACAAGATGCATGCATAGTGGCTGTTTTACTTGCGGGACAAATAGGAAAGTTTGCCGGCACAATTTTACCCTCACTTCACTTTGAAATTGAATTATGGGATTCTATTGCGCTATCTCTAATCATGTGTTGTAAAGGTCTTATAGATCTCGCACTCTACACCTTATTATTTGATAGTAAG GACATTGGGGTACTTTCTTTCACCCTTGGAATATATACCATGGTGGGTGTAACTGGATTTGCAACCTTAGTTATTTATTACATATATGATCCTTCAAAGAAGTACAAAAATTACATCAGAAAATCAATCAAGGGCTCCCAGCAGGACCTTGAatttaaagtacttgtttgcgTCCACAATGAAGAAAATGTACATCCATTGATCAACCTTCTCCAAGTCTCTGGCCCTTCAAAGGCTACACCGCTTTCAGTCTTTGTTCTACATCTCATGGAACTTTCAGGCAGGGCAGCCCCCATCCTTACAAAAAATGAGAACACTGACAAGTCACATCCGAATGGAGATTCATCCTCTCAACAGATAAACAACGTTTTTGATCAATTTCAACAGCACAACAAAGGAAGTGTCTCGTTGGAGTGCTTCACAACTATTGCACCATTTTCTAGCATGCACAATGATGTATGCTACATTGCGATGAACACAAAATGTCACGTTGTGATTATGCCATTTCATAAGCAATGGTCCATCAATggaaatgttgagatttctaatGCTTCAATCAGGACACTAAATCAAAAAGTTCTGAGTAAATCTCCTTGCTCAGTTGGAGTTTTAATTGATAGAAGTCAAACGAGCAGcaaaccgttagttttttatGAGAATTCATTATGTGAAATTGCCATGATCTTCTTAGGTGGTGCTGACGACCAAGATGCATTGGCCTTTAGTTTTAAAATGGCTCAACATCCAAATATTAGACTCACAGTGTTTTGGGTAAGGGTTAATATGCATCACATACAAAGGAATATGAAAAACCCTTATATTGACGTGATGGAGCATATAAAGTATAATCCTAACCTTAAAGGGAAGGTAAACTTTAAGGAGGAGATTGTGGAAGATGGGATAGGAACAACACATGTTATCCGAACAATGGAGGGACATTTTAATTTGGTTATAGTGGGTAGACACCATATAGCAGACTCAAGATGTACATTAGGTTTGACAGAATGGTGTGAACTCCCAGAACTTGGGCTTATTGGGAATCTCCTAACCTCAGATTTTACATTTTCAGTTTTGGTGGTGCAACAACAACCCTTCAACTTAGATATCTAA
- the LOC130742712 gene encoding cation/H(+) antiporter 14-like isoform X1 — MGDEMEHERLDELSSYGEIGDERLVCRYIEKHSTKGIFLGDNPLHHATSMIIIQIILIFIVGRITHFLLKPCHQTQLTSQIVAGIIMGPLLFGQYRSGYELLFPAASKLTLQTFAEFGMIIYCFKIGVQINPKHIFKFEKKATVIGLVGHISSILFGIVVFIIVQRSSSLKSEVSGVLRMIVLDALTAFSSISRLLSEINILNSEIGRVALSASMVSDASSWILFFLVRNSVKNVYQASFIPAVAMVVTVCYFISLFFLLRPLVIWISNRNPRGKPMTEGNFLLIMFILLFIGFSAQSVGQPSFIVAFWFGLILPDGPPLGSVLVERIDTIGSTLIIPAYCTISGMRTIVPPLSSQDACIVAVLLAGQIGKFAGTILPSLHFEIELWDSIALSLIMCCKGLIDLALYTLLFDSKDIGVLSFTLGIYTMVGVTGFATLVIYYIYDPSKKYKNYIRKSIKGSQQDLEFKVLVCVHNEENVHPLINLLQVSGPSKATPLSVFVLHLMELSGRAAPILTKNENTDKSHPNGDSSSQQINNVFDQFQQHNKGSVSLECFTTIAPFSSMHNDVCYIAMNTKCHVVIMPFHKQWSINGNVEISNASIRTLNQKVLSKSPCSVGVLIDRSQTSSKPLVFYENSLCEIAMIFLGGADDQDALAFSFKMAQHPNIRLTVFWVRVNMHHIQRNMKNPYIDVMEHIKYNPNLKGKVNFKEEIVEDGIGTTHVIRTMEGHFNLVIVGRHHIADSRCTLGLTEWCELPELGLIGNLLTSDFTFSVLVVQQQPFNLDI; from the exons ATGGGTGATGAAATGGAACATGAAAGGCTAGATGAGCTAAGTTCCTATGGAGAAATTGGGGATGAGCGATTAGTATGCCGGTACATTGAGAAACACTCAACCAAGGGCATATTTCTTGGGGATAATCCCCTCCATCATGCCACATCCATGATAATAATTCAGATTATTCTTATATTCATTGTTGGTAGAATAACCCATTTCTTGTTGAAACCTTGCCATCAAACACAACTCACTTCACAGATTGTG GCTGGTATCATAATGGGTCCCTTATTGTTTGGTCAATACCGTTCAGGTTATGAGTTGTTGTTTCCAGCAGCAAGCAAATTGACGCTTCAAACATTTGCAGAATTTGGCATGATAATTTATTGCTTCAAGATAGGGGTGCAAATCAATCCCAAACATATCTTTAAGTTTGAAAAGAAGGCAACGGTTATAGGTTTAGTAGGCCACATATCTTCTATATTGTTTGGAATCGTAGTTTTCATTATTGTTCAGAGAAGCTCCTCTCTCAAGTCTGAAGTGAGTGGTGTTCTACGTATGATAGTTCTTGATGCTTTGACTGCATTTTCTTCTATAAGTAGACTCCTCAGCGAGATAAACATTCTCAATTCAGAGATTGGACGGGTGGCTTTATCTGCTTCCATGGTTAGTGATGCAAGCTCgtggattttattttttttagtacGCAACAGTGTTAAAAACGTCTACCAAGCATCATTTATACCTGCTGTGGCGATGGTTGTGACAGTTTGTTATTTCATAAGTTTATTCTTCCTGCTAAGGCCGTTGGTTATATGGATCTCCAACCGCAATCCACGAGGAAAGCCTATGACAGAAGGCAATTTCTTGTTAATTATGTTTATACTTCTATTTATTGGATTCTCTGCACAAAGCGTTGGACAACCTTCTTTCATTGTTGCTTTTTGGTTTGGATTAATCTTACCGGATGGTCCCCCTTTAGGTTCTGTTTTGGTAGAAAGGATTGATACCATTGGTTCTACTTTGATTATTCCAGCTTATTGTACTATAAGTGGGATGAGGACAATTGTTCCCCCATTATCATCACAAGATGCATGCATAGTGGCTGTTTTACTTGCGGGACAAATAGGAAAGTTTGCCGGCACAATTTTACCCTCACTTCACTTTGAAATTGAATTATGGGATTCTATTGCGCTATCTCTAATCATGTGTTGTAAAGGTCTTATAGATCTCGCACTCTACACCTTATTATTTGATAGTAAG GACATTGGGGTACTTTCTTTCACCCTTGGAATATATACCATGGTGGGTGTAACTGGATTTGCAACCTTAGTTATTTATTACATATATGATCCTTCAAAGAAGTACAAAAATTACATCAGAAAATCAATCAAGGGCTCCCAGCAGGACCTTGAatttaaagtacttgtttgcgTCCACAATGAAGAAAATGTACATCCATTGATCAACCTTCTCCAAGTCTCTGGCCCTTCAAAGGCTACACCGCTTTCAGTCTTTGTTCTACATCTCATGGAACTTTCAGGCAGGGCAGCCCCCATCCTTACAAAAAATGAGAACACTGACAAGTCACATCCGAATGGAGATTCATCCTCTCAACAGATAAACAACGTTTTTGATCAATTTCAACAGCACAACAAAGGAAGTGTCTCGTTGGAGTGCTTCACAACTATTGCACCATTTTCTAGCATGCACAATGATGTATGCTACATTGCGATGAACACAAAATGTCACGTTGTGATTATGCCATTTCATAAGCAATGGTCCATCAATggaaatgttgagatttctaatGCTTCAATCAGGACACTAAATCAAAAAGTTCTGAGTAAATCTCCTTGCTCAGTTGGAGTTTTAATTGATAGAAGTCAAACGAGCAGcaaaccgttagttttttatGAGAATTCATTATGTGAAATTGCCATGATCTTCTTAGGTGGTGCTGACGACCAAGATGCATTGGCCTTTAGTTTTAAAATGGCTCAACATCCAAATATTAGACTCACAGTGTTTTGGGTAAGGGTTAATATGCATCACATACAAAGGAATATGAAAAACCCTTATATTGACGTGATGGAGCATATAAAGTATAATCCTAACCTTAAAGGGAAGGTAAACTTTAAGGAGGAGATTGTGGAAGATGGGATAGGAACAACACATGTTATCCGAACAATGGAGGGACATTTTAATTTGGTTATAGTGGGTAGACACCATATAGCAGACTCAAGATGTACATTAGGTTTGACAGAATGGTGTGAACTCCCAGAACTTGGGCTTATTGGGAATCTCCTAACCTCAGATTTTACATTTTCAGTTTTGGTGGTGCAACAACAACCCTTCAACTTAGATATCTAA